In the Oryzias latipes chromosome 23, ASM223467v1 genome, one interval contains:
- the cdc123 gene encoding cell division cycle protein 123 homolog — MKKEQVVNCQFSAWYPIFKKHTIKSLILPLPQNVIDYLLDDGTLVVSGSDQNTQPRHTDNSDSEDQEDVQWSDDETTTTVTAPEFPEFTSKVLEAINSLGGRVFPKLNWSAPRDANWIALNSSLQCCSLADIFLLFKSSDFITHDLTQPFLQCSDQDSPDPVIKYELVLRKWSELIPGGEFRCFVKENKLIAISQRDYTQYYPHILTQEEQVSQAIQDFFSQNVQYNFLDEDFVFDVYRDSQGKVWLIDLNPFGEVTDSLLFTWDELTSGGEVAQQQQEGPTFRFTTSEVTVQPSPCLSYRIPRDFVDLSAGEDAYKLIDFLKLRKNQQEDSEEEEEEGNAPP, encoded by the exons ATGAAGAAGGAGCAGGTTGTTAACTGTCAGTTTTCGGCTTGGTACCCGATTTTCAAAAAACATACGATAAAAAg TTTAATTCTTCCATTGCCTCAGAATGTAATCGACTATTTACTGGACGATGGGACGCTGGTGGTTTCTGGGAg TGATCAGAACACGCAGCCGAGGCACACGGACAACAGCGACTCAGAGGACCAGGAGGACGTGCAG TGGTCAGATGATGAAACGACAACAACAGTGACA GCTCCAGAGTTCCCAGAATTCACCTCCAAAGTGCTGGAGGCCATAAACTCTCTGGGCGGACGCGTCTTCCCCAAACTCAACTGGAGCGCTCCGCGG GACGCCAACTGGATCGCCCTGAACAGCTCGCTGCAGTGCTGCAGCCTCGCCGACATTTTCCTGCTCTTCAAAAGCTCCGACTTCATCACCCACGACCTCACGCAGCC gTTCCTTCAGTGCAGCGACCAGGACTCCCCTGATCCAGTCATCAAATATGAG CTGGTGTTGAGGAAGTGGAGCGAGCTGATTCCTGGAGGAGAGTTTCGCTGCTTCGTCAAGGAGAACAAGCTCATCG CCATTTCCCAGAGAGACTACACCCAGTATTACCCTCACATCCTGACCCAGGAGGAGCAGGTCTCTCAGGCCATACAGGACTTCTTCAGCCAGAACGTCCAGTACAACTTCCTGGATGAAGACT ttgtgtttgaCGTTTACAGGGACAGCCAG GGGAAGGTGTGGCTCATTGACCTCAACCCTTTTGGAGAGGTGACGGACTCTCTGCTCTTCACCTGGGACGAGCTGACGTCAGGCGGAGAAGTGGCCCAACAGCAGCag GAAGGGCCGACGTTCCGCTTCACGACCAGCGAGGTGACGGTGCAGCCCAGTCCTTGTCTGAGCTACAGGATCCCACGAGACTTTGTCGACCTTTCCGCCGGAGAAGACGCCTACAAACTCATTGATTTTCTCAAACTG